From the genome of Populus alba chromosome 10, ASM523922v2, whole genome shotgun sequence, one region includes:
- the LOC118061417 gene encoding auxin-responsive protein IAA14 yields the protein MATATVLGTERADLNYKETELCLGLPGAVGVKNEVETPNKATGKRGFAETVDLKLNLQAKEGVMDLNENINNIASEDKNHLPAATIKDPAKPPAKAQVVGWPPVRSYRKNVLAQKNASEEGFGAQVVGWPPVRSYRKNVLVQKNASEEGEKASTGGCSAAFVKVCMDGAPYLRKVDLKMYKSYQELSDALAKMFSSFTMGNYGAQGMIDFMNESKLMDLLNSSEYVPSYEDKDGDWMLVGDVPWEMFVDSCKRLRIMKGSEAVGLAPRAMEKCKSRT from the exons ATGGCAACAGCTACCGTGTTAGGTACCGAGAGGGCAGATTTGAACTACAAAGAGACTGAGCTGTGTCTAGGATTGCCTGGTGCTGTTGGTGTCAAAAATGAAGTTGAGACACCTAATAAGGCTACCGGGAAAAGAGGGTTTGCTGAGACTGTTGATTTGAAGCTCAATCTTCAGGCTAAAGAAGGTGTCATGGATCTGAATGAGAATATCAACAATATTGCTTCAGAGGACAAGAACCACCTTCCTGCTGCTACCATCAAGGACCCTGCTAAGCCACCAGCCAA GGCACAAGTTGTAGGTTGGCCACCAGTTAGATCTTACAGGAAGAACGTTTTGGCTCAGAAGAACGCCAGTGAGGAAGGTTTCGGGGCACAAGTTGTAGGCTGGCCACCAGTTAGATCTTACAGGAAGAACGTTTTGGTTCAGAAGAACGCCAGTGAGGAAGGTGAGAAGGCAAGCACTGGCGGATGTAGTGCAGCTTTTGTGAAGGTTTGCATGGATGGTGCACCCTATCTTCGCAAGGTGGACTTGAAGATGTACAAGAGCTACCAAGAATTGTCTGATGCCTTGGCCAAAATGTTCAGTTCCTTCACCATGG GTAATTATGGAGCCCAAGGAATGATAGACTTTATGAATGAAAGCAAGCTGATGGATCTACTTAACAGTTCCGAGTATGTGCCATCCTATGAAGACAAGGATGGCGATTGGATGCTTGTGGGTGATGTTCCATGGGA GATGTTTGTTGATTCATGCAAGCGCCTGCGCATAATGAAAGGATCTGAAGCTGTTGGACTTG CACCAAGAGCAATGGAGAAATGCAAGAGCAGAACCTGA